One Clostridium sp. CM027 genomic window carries:
- a CDS encoding ATP-binding cassette domain-containing protein, with the protein MIKINNLNVCYKNVDKNVKAIENANLTVKKGEICAVIGPSGGGKSTLLKVLAGIIVDYEGEVLIDGKTVDPKNHRIGLIPQNYGLVKWKNVEENIFLSTKIKDGKVNIDIEFYKKILKELKLEDFVKRYPSQLSGGQMQRVSLARALLLKPDLLLMDESFSALDAMTREDVQKLFLEVWEEHKVTTILVTHDIKEAIYLAKDIAVISSSPGKIVEVISNPLFGRVTTEVDLEYIHVNSKLRKILKGDA; encoded by the coding sequence ATGATAAAAATAAATAATTTAAATGTTTGTTATAAAAATGTAGACAAAAATGTAAAGGCGATAGAAAATGCAAATTTAACAGTGAAAAAGGGGGAAATATGTGCTGTAATTGGCCCCTCAGGGGGAGGCAAATCAACCTTATTAAAAGTTTTAGCAGGAATTATTGTAGACTATGAAGGTGAAGTTTTAATAGATGGAAAAACAGTAGATCCTAAAAATCATAGAATTGGGTTAATACCTCAGAATTACGGACTAGTTAAATGGAAAAACGTAGAAGAAAACATATTTCTTTCAACTAAAATTAAAGATGGCAAGGTGAATATAGATATAGAATTTTATAAAAAAATTCTAAAAGAGTTAAAGCTTGAAGACTTTGTTAAAAGGTACCCCAGTCAGCTAAGTGGGGGACAAATGCAGAGAGTTTCCCTGGCTAGAGCTCTATTATTAAAACCAGATTTACTTTTAATGGATGAATCTTTTTCTGCATTAGATGCTATGACTAGGGAGGATGTTCAAAAATTGTTTTTAGAAGTATGGGAAGAACATAAGGTTACCACCATCCTTGTAACCCATGATATTAAGGAAGCAATATATTTAGCAAAGGACATAGCTGTAATCTCATCGTCTCCAGGAAAAATAGTTGAAGTTATAAGCAATCCATTGTTTGGACGTGTAACTACGGAGGTAGATTTAGAATATATCCATGTAAATAGTAAACTTAGAAAAATTCTTAAAGGGGACGCATAG
- a CDS encoding ABC transporter permease translates to MRLKEYKIINFVIAFIIIFSLWQIIAMIISKPLFPPPYAIVINIFTTFHKDISIHVIYSFNRIMVGILFTLAIGVPVGILMGYFKKIDLIFSPIIYFNYPIPKIALLPIVMLIFGLGDLTKIVMIFLITFFPVVVNIRDEVKNIPEDVFYPMYSLGATNFQIIKEIVFPGILKAILTSLRIGIGTAISVLFFTENFGTEYGMGYFIMDSWMRINYIQMYSGILILSIIGLFFFIIIDILEGIFCPWI, encoded by the coding sequence ATGAGACTTAAAGAATATAAAATAATTAATTTTGTTATTGCTTTTATCATTATTTTTAGTTTATGGCAAATAATAGCAATGATTATTAGTAAGCCTTTATTTCCACCACCATATGCAATAGTTATAAATATATTTACAACTTTTCATAAGGATATTTCAATCCATGTTATTTACAGTTTTAATAGAATTATGGTAGGTATATTATTTACATTGGCAATAGGTGTGCCAGTGGGTATTTTAATGGGATACTTTAAAAAAATTGATTTAATATTTTCACCAATTATATATTTTAATTATCCAATACCCAAGATTGCATTACTTCCTATAGTAATGCTTATTTTTGGGTTAGGAGATTTGACAAAAATAGTTATGATATTTTTAATTACCTTTTTTCCCGTAGTAGTTAATATACGAGATGAAGTGAAAAATATTCCTGAAGATGTTTTTTATCCTATGTATTCATTGGGAGCAACAAATTTTCAAATAATAAAAGAAATTGTTTTTCCAGGGATTCTTAAAGCTATATTAACATCTCTTAGGATAGGCATAGGCACAGCAATATCGGTTTTATTTTTTACTGAAAATTTCGGAACTGAATACGGCATGGGATATTTTATTATGGATTCATGGATGAGAATTAACTATATACAAATGTACTCAGGAATTTTAATTCTAAGTATAATTGGCTTATTTTTCTTTATTATAATCGACATTTTAGAGGGGATATTTTGTCCTTGGATATAA
- a CDS encoding FMN-binding protein, giving the protein MKKLLGLTLIIVLATSLVSCGSKNIIYKEGIYEGNAEGHIGPIKVQIATDKYEIKEIKILEQQEIPIIANIVYEKIPVRVIKANSSEVEVVAGATYTSDGLIKAIKDGLNKAKVKK; this is encoded by the coding sequence TTGAAAAAATTATTAGGACTAACTTTAATAATAGTTTTAGCAACTAGCCTAGTGTCTTGTGGTTCTAAAAATATAATTTATAAAGAAGGAATCTATGAGGGAAATGCAGAAGGACATATTGGGCCTATAAAAGTACAAATAGCAACTGACAAATATGAAATAAAAGAAATTAAGATATTGGAGCAACAAGAAATACCAATAATAGCTAATATAGTTTATGAAAAGATCCCAGTGAGAGTCATTAAAGCCAATAGTTCAGAGGTTGAGGTTGTGGCAGGAGCTACATATACGAGTGATGGGCTCATAAAAGCAATTAAGGATGGGTTAAATAAAGCAAAAGTTAAAAAATGA
- a CDS encoding sensor histidine kinase, whose protein sequence is MSIIIFIVIGSIGVVTYYQARNSVETQMGNNAMDLAVTIASIDIIEETLATSNDYGTVQKTIESFRDKTRFKYIIVMDMKGIKYSYPFGNSLGKKYADGGEERVIAKGESYVSKDRNVLISAIRAFVPIYYKGEQVGAVLVGLLTDTVYAELSFHLFCLKIALVGGLLMGIIAAAILSNRIKKSIFGLEPKEIALLLGQRDLILQNLKNGILAIDKDGKVILFNKIAKEILQLEDEDIGKKIVNFNFNYTDEMMEVLRTHEGVYNQEIKIRQNRTLMCSHTLLKNYREEIIGVVSSFQDLTEVKNMAEELTGIKKMTCALRAQNHEFMNKLHTISGLIQLEEYDEVIEYICHISKLRGEVSDILNKKIKNAHIAGILLAKYSKATEAKISLEIDSNSYIDKIPENITVDEICSVIGNLIENSIEELVKFENGRIFIRLNSTNEALRIRIQDNGPGISENIMDSVFVRGFTTKVGNRGFGLSIVKQIIDYAGGDINILQENGTIWDIFIPMKRG, encoded by the coding sequence ATGAGCATTATAATATTTATCGTGATCGGTAGTATAGGAGTTGTTACTTATTACCAAGCACGAAATTCTGTGGAAACTCAAATGGGAAATAATGCTATGGATTTAGCTGTAACTATTGCTTCTATTGATATAATTGAAGAAACTTTAGCAACCTCAAATGATTATGGAACTGTTCAAAAGACTATAGAAAGTTTCAGAGATAAAACTAGATTTAAATATATTATTGTTATGGATATGAAGGGAATAAAATATTCTTATCCCTTTGGAAATTCGCTAGGCAAAAAATATGCTGATGGTGGAGAAGAACGGGTAATTGCAAAGGGTGAGTCTTATGTATCTAAGGACAGGAATGTGCTGATTTCTGCAATAAGAGCCTTCGTACCCATATATTATAAAGGAGAACAAGTAGGAGCAGTTTTAGTGGGTCTATTAACCGATACCGTGTATGCTGAACTTAGCTTTCATTTATTTTGTTTAAAGATAGCTTTAGTAGGTGGACTTTTAATGGGTATAATTGCCGCAGCCATTTTATCAAATAGAATAAAAAAGAGCATATTTGGTCTAGAGCCAAAGGAAATTGCACTTCTATTAGGTCAGAGAGACTTAATTTTGCAGAATCTTAAAAATGGAATTCTAGCTATTGATAAAGATGGTAAAGTAATACTCTTTAATAAAATAGCTAAGGAAATATTACAACTAGAAGATGAGGATATAGGTAAAAAGATTGTTAATTTTAACTTTAATTATACAGATGAAATGATGGAAGTATTGAGGACTCATGAAGGGGTATATAATCAAGAAATTAAAATACGCCAGAATAGAACCCTTATGTGCAGTCATACCTTATTAAAAAATTATAGAGAAGAGATTATAGGTGTTGTATCCAGTTTTCAGGACTTAACAGAAGTTAAGAATATGGCAGAAGAATTAACGGGAATTAAAAAAATGACCTGTGCCTTAAGAGCACAAAATCACGAGTTTATGAACAAACTTCACACTATTTCAGGACTTATACAATTAGAAGAATATGATGAGGTAATTGAATATATTTGTCATATATCGAAGCTACGAGGCGAAGTTTCTGATATTCTCAATAAAAAAATTAAGAATGCGCACATAGCAGGGATCTTACTTGCTAAATATAGCAAGGCAACAGAAGCAAAGATTTCTTTAGAAATTGATTCAAATTCTTATATAGATAAAATTCCTGAAAACATAACAGTAGATGAAATTTGCTCTGTTATTGGAAACTTAATAGAAAATTCTATTGAAGAATTAGTGAAATTTGAAAATGGTAGGATATTTATAAGATTAAATTCTACTAATGAAGCACTTAGAATAAGGATTCAGGATAATGGGCCTGGAATTAGTGAAAATATAATGGATAGTGTTTTTGTTCGCGGATTTACAACTAAAGTTGGAAATAGAGGATTTGGGCTTAGTATTGTAAAGCAAATAATAGATTATGCTGGTGGAGATATAAATATTCTGCAAGAAAATGGAACCATATGGGATATTTTTATACCGATGAAAAGGGGGTAG
- a CDS encoding response regulator translates to MIKVLIVEDDPMVAKINEKFLKKIEGFTLYDSVNSIEKAKEVVLRGKPELILLDVFFPQGKGIDLLKWIRLQNFKCDVILITADRNTETVEEAFRYGAVDYLVKPFIFNRFKEALLQFKSRKNSFKNFDSMEQGAIDKYTIKENRHVIEYDGNIGDIKGFNQYTYEKVLVGISNMKDNSFTSEQMAKNIGVSRITARRYLDYLEKEQKLVVEMEYGKVGRPKNKYRIKGEY, encoded by the coding sequence ATGATTAAGGTTCTTATTGTTGAAGATGACCCAATGGTGGCAAAAATCAACGAAAAATTTTTAAAAAAGATAGAGGGATTTACACTATATGATAGCGTTAACTCGATTGAAAAAGCAAAAGAAGTTGTATTAAGAGGGAAACCTGAATTAATATTATTAGATGTTTTTTTTCCTCAAGGGAAGGGTATAGATTTATTAAAGTGGATACGACTCCAAAATTTTAAATGTGATGTTATATTAATCACAGCAGATAGGAACACAGAAACGGTTGAAGAAGCCTTTCGATATGGTGCAGTAGATTATTTAGTTAAACCCTTTATATTCAATAGATTTAAAGAAGCACTTCTTCAATTTAAAAGTAGAAAGAATAGTTTTAAAAACTTTGATAGTATGGAGCAAGGAGCTATTGATAAATATACCATAAAAGAGAATAGACATGTGATAGAATATGATGGGAATATTGGTGACATTAAGGGATTTAATCAATACACCTACGAAAAAGTTTTAGTGGGTATATCTAACATGAAAGATAATTCTTTTACATCAGAACAGATGGCAAAAAATATCGGAGTTTCTAGAATAACTGCTAGAAGATACTTAGATTATTTAGAGAAAGAACAAAAACTTGTAGTTGAAATGGAATACGGTAAAGTTGGTAGGCCTAAGAACAAATATAGAATAAAAGGAGAATATTAG
- a CDS encoding DUF4317 domain-containing protein, producing the protein MKRGLMMNKKELANIRKGFKLDSGMMKIQEIYSVYLKKDNVRIDYEPVIHSEFDYFDRMDMDKKELFLGNFKKVLTGAIDTKIFELNVQNIKEENNTQEILGGALKSSDKNEIQSYINKLIEKIAANYKYETDVVVTFIKAEYWLGSSHKNMDANESIDDAVQAFNFILASVNKIDIPKRTLKFDYTDKEFKANSALDSVINLNAPLEGFMFPSLTNGYSDINKILYYASKPKELNTDFIENVLNCAFKFTAEDEKNCFSDILKSIIGDKIKPELMQDIYANIHEFAEQADEGETPTLCAKDIKNILNNSGAEIICDIETAFEETCGSEYDFKINNIVPEFNAKSIKITSEIANITLTPKELNSIKQVKNKDGRRCLLIEIDEDIVIEGFKLETEEF; encoded by the coding sequence ATGAAAAGAGGTTTAATGATGAATAAAAAAGAGTTGGCAAACATAAGAAAAGGGTTTAAATTAGATAGTGGCATGATGAAAATCCAGGAGATTTATAGTGTTTATCTAAAAAAAGATAATGTACGAATTGATTATGAGCCAGTTATTCATTCAGAATTTGATTACTTTGATAGAATGGATATGGATAAAAAAGAGTTGTTCTTAGGTAATTTTAAGAAAGTTCTTACCGGTGCTATTGATACTAAAATTTTCGAGTTGAATGTTCAAAATATAAAAGAAGAAAATAATACTCAAGAAATTTTAGGTGGTGCTTTAAAATCAAGTGATAAAAATGAAATTCAAAGCTACATTAATAAGCTTATTGAAAAGATTGCGGCTAACTATAAATATGAAACTGATGTGGTGGTTACTTTCATTAAAGCTGAATACTGGCTAGGCTCTAGCCACAAAAATATGGATGCAAATGAAAGTATCGATGATGCTGTCCAAGCCTTTAACTTTATCCTAGCAAGTGTAAACAAAATAGATATTCCAAAGAGAACCCTAAAATTCGACTACACTGATAAGGAATTTAAAGCAAATTCAGCCCTAGATTCGGTTATTAATCTTAATGCCCCCTTAGAAGGCTTTATGTTTCCTAGCCTAACTAATGGGTATTCAGATATTAATAAAATTTTATATTACGCCTCAAAACCTAAGGAATTAAACACAGACTTTATTGAAAATGTTCTTAACTGTGCTTTTAAATTTACTGCTGAAGATGAAAAAAATTGCTTTAGTGATATATTAAAATCTATAATTGGAGATAAAATAAAACCTGAACTTATGCAAGATATTTATGCGAACATCCACGAATTTGCAGAGCAAGCTGACGAAGGTGAAACTCCTACTCTTTGCGCTAAAGATATTAAAAATATCCTTAACAATTCTGGTGCAGAGATTATATGCGATATAGAAACTGCTTTTGAGGAAACTTGTGGTAGCGAATATGATTTTAAGATAAACAATATTGTACCTGAATTTAATGCAAAATCCATTAAAATTACTAGTGAAATTGCAAATATTACTTTAACACCTAAGGAACTAAATTCAATTAAACAAGTAAAAAATAAGGACGGTAGAAGATGTCTACTTATTGAAATTGATGAGGATATTGTTATAGAAGGCTTTAAATTAGAAACTGAAGAGTTTTAA
- the nudC gene encoding NAD(+) diphosphatase has protein sequence MHNDKIISTFIPSVASILPETNNDIYFLFYKDELLVKSDANKTTIPTIRDLVDLKLNNIQYLGSINGENCFCGEMNKDAIIPNSMCLLDLKSLTHQLPNEMFWIAGRAKQIVSFNNDHKYCGRCGTLTQSVGGERSKKCSKCGLVNYPRICPAIIVAVVKDGKLLLAHNNQFPKDLYSVVSGFVEVGETFEECVVREVCEETGITVKNIKYFGNQPWPFPNSLMIGFTCEYESGEIQVDGKEIGHAKWYSSTELPLTPDSISIAKKLIDWFTENN, from the coding sequence ATGCATAACGATAAAATTATATCAACTTTTATACCCTCAGTAGCTTCAATTTTACCTGAAACAAATAATGATATTTATTTTTTATTTTACAAGGATGAGTTATTAGTTAAATCTGACGCTAATAAAACAACAATACCTACAATTAGAGATCTAGTAGATTTAAAATTAAATAATATTCAATATCTTGGCTCCATAAATGGTGAAAATTGCTTTTGTGGAGAAATGAATAAAGATGCTATTATCCCAAACAGTATGTGTTTGCTCGACCTTAAATCTTTAACTCACCAGTTACCTAACGAAATGTTTTGGATAGCTGGGAGAGCTAAACAAATAGTAAGCTTTAATAATGATCATAAATATTGTGGCAGATGTGGCACATTAACTCAGAGCGTTGGTGGAGAAAGATCTAAAAAATGTTCCAAGTGTGGACTTGTAAATTACCCTAGGATTTGTCCAGCTATAATTGTAGCTGTTGTAAAGGATGGGAAATTACTTCTTGCTCATAATAATCAATTTCCTAAAGATTTATATAGTGTAGTTTCTGGTTTTGTAGAGGTTGGAGAGACTTTTGAGGAGTGTGTTGTTCGCGAAGTTTGTGAAGAAACAGGCATTACTGTAAAAAATATAAAATATTTTGGAAATCAACCTTGGCCTTTTCCTAATTCTCTAATGATAGGATTTACTTGCGAATACGAAAGCGGAGAAATACAAGTAGACGGAAAAGAAATTGGGCATGCTAAATGGTATAGTTCTACTGAACTACCTTTAACACCTGATAGTATAAGCATAGCTAAAAAATTGATTGACTGGTTTACTGAAAACAATTAA
- the deoD gene encoding purine-nucleoside phosphorylase has protein sequence MIPTAHIEVKEEGIIAKTVLMPGDPLRAQFIAETFLQNVSKFNNVRNIFGYTGTYKGRKISVMASGMGMPSIGIYSYELFNFYGVENIIRIGSCGAYTADLNLYDVVLCTEAWSESTYAKTQSGYESDTIAASSVLNSKLEKTAEDLGIKIHKNRVHSSDVFYRENFDEYKDIYEKYGCTCVEMESFALFHNANILGKKASCLLTVSDNLVTHEVTTSQERQEAFTNMMKIALEMAE, from the coding sequence ATGATACCAACAGCGCATATTGAAGTAAAAGAAGAAGGAATTATTGCAAAAACAGTCTTAATGCCGGGGGATCCATTACGGGCACAATTTATTGCAGAAACATTTTTACAAAATGTATCCAAATTTAATAACGTACGAAATATATTTGGATACACGGGTACATATAAAGGACGTAAAATTTCTGTAATGGCTAGTGGCATGGGTATGCCTAGTATTGGTATCTACTCATATGAATTATTTAATTTTTATGGTGTAGAAAATATTATACGAATTGGTTCATGTGGTGCTTACACTGCTGATTTAAACTTATATGATGTAGTACTTTGCACTGAGGCTTGGAGTGAATCCACTTATGCAAAAACTCAAAGTGGATATGAATCCGATACAATTGCTGCATCATCTGTTTTAAATAGTAAGTTAGAGAAAACGGCAGAGGATTTAGGCATAAAAATTCATAAAAATAGAGTTCACTCATCGGATGTATTTTATCGTGAAAATTTTGATGAGTATAAGGATATTTATGAAAAGTACGGTTGTACTTGCGTAGAAATGGAATCATTTGCTCTATTCCATAATGCAAATATATTGGGGAAGAAAGCATCTTGTTTATTAACAGTCTCTGATAATTTAGTAACTCATGAGGTGACTACGTCTCAAGAAAGACAAGAAGCCTTTACTAATATGATGAAAATAGCTTTAGAGATGGCTGAATAA
- a CDS encoding TIGR04540 family protein, protein MRKVYKDPKALASCLKDLVDLYLDDIIEYEKLKGKIMVLVNANENRIYKDGNISLKISNIIGSSRVDIINKVFSESQD, encoded by the coding sequence ATGAGAAAAGTTTATAAGGACCCAAAAGCATTAGCATCATGTTTGAAGGATTTAGTAGATCTTTATTTAGATGATATTATAGAATATGAAAAGCTAAAAGGAAAAATAATGGTACTAGTTAATGCAAACGAGAATAGAATTTATAAGGATGGTAATATATCTTTAAAAATATCTAATATAATAGGTAGTTCCAGAGTAGACATTATTAACAAGGTATTCTCAGAAAGCCAAGATTAA
- the pulA gene encoding type I pullulanase: MNFDIQSNKSKAFSIFLAAILVITELFFLFPSMDTFAKSGNMKIIVHYAKNPSSDLKWNMWLLTDDEEGSKFDVAGKDAFGEICEVKFDDKFDDKVGFIVRTDKGEKDTDENRFIEKFNDGAREVWINGGDSKVYYSVAEAKVGAPKVVVPAGNNLDKSGKFIAAKLDDLNSISIETSLAFKFIAQSTEGIIVKADGKSVKIKEVTSNEVKDGTTTVAKIELSENVKLSQKLTVSKEGFPEKDVVIGDVMGSAGFEKMFYYEGNDLGNTYSTNKTSFRVWAPTATEVKIVTYKKWDDKIGNESSMKKSVKGTWTFDLNGDQKDIFYTYKVNIAGVWNEAVDPYARSVSVNGDKGAVIDLKETTPEKWKPSEKPNFTNLNDAIIYELHVRDFSIDQNSGMENKGKFLAFTETGTKGTDGTKTGVDYIKDLGVTHVEFMPMFDYASVDETSKKPQFNWGYNPKNYNAPEGSYSTDPYNPITRVKELKQAVQSLHDNGLRVTMDVVYNHMYNSYDSNFNKLVPGYYYRYDKDGSNTDESGYGNTLASENAMTRKFIVDSVMYWAKEYNIDGFKFDNMGLIDINTMNEVRKKLNNIDPSILIIGESSNIGTTLSEDKAAIQKNASKMPGISHFNDKMKDGIKGSVLESKSKGFINGKTNAETDIKKGIVGGIDYSSGIKTWEKVDPVQSITYAECHNNNTLWDKLILTNPKDNDEARLKMHKMAEAIILTSQGIPFFQSGQEFLRTKGGDNNSYKSPDSVNKLDWTRKSENINTVNYFKGLIELRKAHPAFRMSSADMIKKNLNFLTVPENVVAYEMNYSANMDTWANIVVAFNANREDTTIKLSKIGTWNIVVDGEQAGVKTIKQFKGDSLVVPALSSTVIYFESEYIFMTLTFWIYAVLILAGIACMIYVLKVRKKS, from the coding sequence ATGAACTTTGATATTCAGAGTAACAAGAGTAAGGCATTTAGCATTTTTCTTGCAGCTATTTTAGTTATAACAGAATTGTTTTTTCTGTTCCCAAGCATGGATACTTTTGCTAAAAGCGGTAATATGAAGATAATTGTTCATTATGCTAAAAATCCAAGCAGTGATTTAAAATGGAACATGTGGTTGTTGACTGATGATGAAGAGGGAAGTAAGTTCGATGTCGCTGGCAAGGATGCATTTGGTGAGATATGTGAAGTTAAATTCGATGATAAATTCGATGATAAAGTGGGGTTTATAGTACGCACAGACAAAGGGGAAAAGGACACTGATGAGAATAGATTTATTGAGAAATTCAATGATGGTGCTAGAGAAGTTTGGATTAATGGAGGCGACTCTAAAGTATACTATTCAGTAGCTGAAGCTAAAGTAGGTGCTCCCAAGGTGGTCGTACCTGCTGGAAATAATTTAGATAAGTCAGGTAAATTTATAGCTGCAAAATTAGATGACTTGAATAGCATAAGCATAGAAACAAGCTTAGCATTTAAATTTATCGCACAAAGTACTGAAGGCATTATAGTTAAGGCCGATGGTAAGTCTGTAAAAATAAAAGAAGTAACAAGTAATGAAGTAAAAGATGGTACTACAACAGTTGCGAAGATAGAGCTTAGTGAAAATGTTAAACTAAGTCAAAAACTTACGGTTTCTAAGGAAGGTTTTCCGGAAAAGGACGTAGTGATTGGGGATGTAATGGGAAGTGCTGGTTTTGAAAAAATGTTTTATTATGAAGGAAATGATTTAGGTAATACTTATTCTACCAATAAAACAAGCTTTAGAGTATGGGCACCAACTGCAACCGAGGTAAAGATTGTAACTTATAAAAAATGGGATGATAAAATTGGTAATGAATCTAGCATGAAAAAAAGCGTCAAAGGCACTTGGACCTTTGACTTAAATGGAGATCAAAAGGATATATTTTATACTTATAAGGTCAATATTGCAGGGGTTTGGAACGAGGCTGTAGATCCTTATGCTCGTTCTGTGTCTGTAAATGGAGATAAGGGCGCTGTAATTGACTTAAAGGAAACAACTCCTGAAAAATGGAAGCCAAGTGAAAAACCTAATTTCACAAATCTAAATGATGCAATTATATACGAACTACATGTTAGAGACTTTTCTATAGACCAAAATAGTGGTATGGAAAACAAAGGTAAATTTTTAGCGTTTACTGAAACAGGGACAAAGGGAACAGATGGTACCAAGACGGGTGTTGATTATATAAAAGACCTAGGGGTAACGCATGTGGAGTTTATGCCAATGTTTGATTATGCTAGTGTGGATGAGACTTCAAAAAAGCCACAATTTAACTGGGGTTACAATCCTAAAAATTATAATGCACCTGAAGGAAGTTATTCAACAGATCCATACAATCCTATCACTAGAGTTAAAGAATTGAAACAAGCAGTACAATCTCTTCATGATAACGGATTAAGGGTAACCATGGATGTAGTTTATAATCACATGTACAATAGCTATGATTCTAATTTCAATAAATTAGTACCAGGATATTATTATAGATACGATAAAGATGGTAGCAACACAGATGAAAGTGGGTATGGGAATACCCTTGCTTCAGAAAATGCAATGACAAGAAAGTTTATTGTAGATTCCGTAATGTATTGGGCAAAAGAATATAATATAGATGGATTTAAATTCGATAATATGGGGCTCATTGATATAAATACAATGAATGAAGTTAGAAAAAAATTAAATAATATAGATCCTTCCATTCTCATTATCGGAGAGAGCTCTAATATTGGGACTACTCTTTCAGAAGATAAAGCAGCAATACAGAAAAATGCGAGTAAAATGCCTGGAATATCACATTTCAATGATAAAATGAAAGATGGAATAAAAGGTAGCGTACTTGAATCAAAATCAAAGGGCTTTATTAACGGTAAAACTAATGCGGAGACAGACATTAAAAAAGGAATAGTCGGAGGTATAGATTACTCAAGTGGTATAAAAACTTGGGAAAAAGTTGACCCTGTACAATCTATTACTTATGCTGAATGTCATAATAATAATACATTATGGGATAAACTTATTTTAACAAACCCAAAAGATAATGATGAAGCAAGATTAAAAATGCACAAAATGGCAGAGGCTATAATTCTTACTTCCCAAGGTATTCCATTCTTTCAATCAGGACAGGAATTTTTGAGAACTAAAGGTGGCGATAACAACTCCTATAAGTCTCCTGATAGTGTAAATAAACTTGATTGGACTCGAAAATCAGAAAACATCAACACTGTTAATTATTTCAAAGGTTTAATAGAGTTAAGAAAAGCACATCCGGCCTTCAGAATGTCTTCAGCGGATATGATTAAGAAAAACTTGAATTTTTTAACAGTCCCTGAAAATGTGGTAGCATACGAAATGAACTACAGTGCAAATATGGATACTTGGGCGAATATTGTAGTAGCTTTTAATGCAAATAGAGAAGACACAACCATTAAATTATCTAAGATAGGCACGTGGAATATTGTAGTAGATGGAGAACAAGCAGGTGTTAAAACTATAAAGCAATTTAAAGGTGATTCATTAGTAGTCCCTGCTCTAAGCTCTACTGTAATTTATTTCGAATCAGAATATATTTTTATGACATTAACCTTTTGGATTTATGCTGTATTAATCTTAGCTGGGATTGCTTGCATGATATATGTTTTAAAGGTTAGAAAGAAATCTTAG
- a CDS encoding alpha/beta hydrolase, protein MINITFFILILIIITIFIIGWHFSSIIIYPRVAKYNYTYDYEVEQGKIDIEKFNNLEKQEVYLDSQYGYKIHGFFFPNNNSKKAIILCHGITSSLYGSVKYMDMFLKRGFAIFIYDHRNHGLSGGKNTSFGYYEKFDLKKCTDWLFNKLGNDIIVGLHGESMGAGIVLQNIAIDDRIKFCIDDCGYSDAQDLFKHILEKYYGIKRFPLIKLSSKISKIRVGWDFKDVSPITTLPNVKIPILFIHGEKDDYVPTFMCNQMYSVKKGYKDIYIAPGAGHAEAYWKNKDEYEKKVDGFLKAINII, encoded by the coding sequence ATGATAAATATAACATTTTTTATATTAATTTTAATTATTATTACTATTTTTATTATAGGGTGGCATTTTTCTAGTATAATTATATATCCTAGGGTTGCAAAATATAATTATACATACGATTATGAAGTAGAACAAGGTAAAATAGATATAGAAAAATTTAATAATTTGGAAAAACAAGAAGTATACCTAGATTCCCAATATGGTTATAAAATTCATGGTTTCTTCTTTCCAAATAACAATTCAAAAAAAGCTATAATATTGTGTCATGGAATAACTTCGAGTTTGTATGGCTCTGTTAAATATATGGATATGTTTTTAAAAAGAGGTTTTGCTATCTTTATTTATGATCATAGAAATCATGGTCTAAGTGGTGGTAAAAATACCTCATTTGGTTATTATGAAAAGTTTGATTTGAAAAAATGCACTGATTGGCTGTTTAATAAATTAGGAAATGATATCATCGTCGGATTGCATGGCGAGTCCATGGGTGCCGGCATAGTTCTTCAAAATATTGCAATAGATGATAGAATTAAGTTTTGTATAGATGACTGTGGATACTCTGATGCACAAGATTTATTTAAACACATATTAGAAAAATATTACGGTATAAAAAGATTTCCACTCATAAAATTATCAAGTAAAATCAGCAAAATTCGAGTTGGATGGGACTTCAAAGATGTATCACCTATAACTACTTTACCTAATGTGAAAATTCCGATATTGTTTATTCATGGTGAAAAAGATGACTATGTACCTACTTTTATGTGTAACCAAATGTACTCAGTAAAGAAGGGCTACAAAGATATATATATTGCTCCGGGTGCAGGGCATGCCGAGGCGTATTGGAAGAACAAAGATGAATACGAAAAAAAAGTTGATGGATTTTTAAAAGCTATCAATATAATTTAA